In Halanaeroarchaeum sp. HSR-CO, one DNA window encodes the following:
- a CDS encoding helix-turn-helix domain-containing protein has product MTTSPPSAEPTNARDLQLWVELRVVAPADTTCPLIALEDQVETAERDHFGGVCTMDIDVREKAQSPSGKRRLTHTMDESCLCRLFLQHGCSPRIVSSRGPEGVVSTTLPDRETLRDLVADIRSVGGSATVQKLTSLSTETDADTIRTFELDVLTERERAVMETAVARGYYDTPRRVHLGELAAEFDVTKQTLSTCLNSAEAKMAKSLIGSP; this is encoded by the coding sequence ATGACGACTTCACCACCATCGGCCGAACCGACGAACGCCCGGGACCTTCAGCTGTGGGTCGAGCTACGGGTCGTGGCACCAGCCGATACCACCTGTCCGCTGATCGCCCTCGAGGACCAGGTCGAGACGGCGGAGCGGGACCACTTTGGCGGTGTCTGTACCATGGACATCGACGTCCGAGAGAAAGCGCAGTCGCCGAGCGGCAAGCGCCGATTGACACATACCATGGACGAGAGCTGTCTGTGTCGGCTGTTCCTCCAGCACGGGTGTTCGCCGCGGATCGTCTCGAGTCGGGGTCCCGAGGGGGTCGTGTCGACGACGCTCCCGGACCGGGAGACGCTTCGGGACCTGGTCGCCGACATCAGGTCGGTGGGCGGGTCTGCGACGGTGCAGAAACTTACCAGTCTCTCGACGGAAACCGATGCTGACACCATCCGCACGTTCGAACTCGACGTACTGACCGAACGGGAACGCGCCGTGATGGAGACCGCGGTCGCCCGGGGATACTACGATACGCCCCGTCGTGTCCACCTCGGCGAACTCGCGGCGGAGTTCGACGTGACGAAACAGACCCTGTCTACCTGTCTCAACTCGGCGGAGGCGAAGATGGCGAAGTCCCTCATCGGTTCTCCCTGA
- the nrfD gene encoding NrfD/PsrC family molybdoenzyme membrane anchor subunit encodes MSGAVVEPEGFGTRGKALVGVLVLLIGVGFAAWLYQLREGLVVTGMDNVFSWALYIMLFVFFVGLSAGGLIISSVPKFFHSDRYDSIAALGVLVSFACIVVAGLLIVPDIGRPVRMYQFLTTPDFRSPMVWDFAVVVVYGLFTLGYLWLLTRRNLAARGSPLALGVADTESGRARDKKLAFWAAAVAIPLAVALHSVTGWIFALQIGRGDWFSPLVAPMFIMKALVSGLALVIVTAVLADRYTRFELSRDLVPELGKILGVFVAVHIVYLLAAERLPHAWAANFDFWSITSAFLIGDTPYFWLWTIVGGAIPIALLVFPSLRRQVWAVVTASVFAIVGILFEGVNLVFVGYDEVPIADAPGVTTGREYTGFGADIWATSGTYTPTVVELAISVGIIAVGALIVTLGIRYLPVFPRVERETVERQSPATDAAVTDGGAVADAESGDEGR; translated from the coding sequence ATGAGCGGCGCAGTCGTCGAACCCGAGGGATTCGGAACGCGAGGAAAGGCCCTCGTCGGTGTCCTGGTCCTCCTCATCGGCGTCGGATTCGCCGCCTGGCTCTACCAGCTACGCGAAGGACTGGTCGTCACGGGGATGGACAACGTCTTCTCGTGGGCGCTGTACATCATGCTGTTCGTGTTCTTCGTCGGCCTCTCGGCCGGCGGGCTCATCATCTCCAGCGTCCCGAAGTTCTTCCACTCCGATCGCTACGACTCGATCGCGGCGCTGGGCGTCCTGGTCAGTTTCGCCTGCATCGTCGTCGCGGGACTGCTGATCGTTCCCGACATCGGTCGACCCGTCCGCATGTACCAGTTCCTCACCACGCCGGACTTCCGCTCCCCGATGGTCTGGGACTTCGCGGTCGTCGTCGTGTACGGGCTGTTCACGCTGGGGTACCTCTGGCTGTTAACTCGCCGGAACCTCGCGGCCCGCGGGTCGCCGCTGGCCCTCGGTGTGGCGGACACCGAGAGCGGCCGCGCCCGGGACAAGAAGCTAGCCTTCTGGGCTGCCGCCGTCGCCATCCCGCTGGCGGTCGCGCTCCACTCGGTCACCGGGTGGATCTTCGCGCTGCAGATCGGACGCGGCGACTGGTTCAGTCCGCTGGTGGCGCCAATGTTCATCATGAAGGCGCTGGTCTCCGGGCTCGCGCTCGTGATCGTCACGGCCGTCCTGGCCGACCGGTACACGCGATTCGAACTGTCCCGGGACCTCGTCCCCGAACTCGGGAAGATCCTCGGGGTCTTCGTCGCGGTGCACATCGTCTACCTGCTGGCCGCCGAACGGCTCCCCCACGCCTGGGCCGCGAACTTCGACTTCTGGTCGATCACGTCCGCGTTCCTGATCGGGGACACGCCGTACTTCTGGCTGTGGACGATCGTCGGCGGGGCGATTCCGATCGCCCTCCTCGTCTTCCCGTCGTTGCGACGGCAGGTCTGGGCGGTCGTCACTGCGAGCGTCTTCGCCATCGTGGGAATCCTCTTCGAGGGCGTGAACCTCGTGTTCGTCGGCTACGACGAGGTGCCCATCGCCGATGCCCCCGGCGTCACGACCGGTCGGGAGTACACCGGCTTCGGTGCCGACATCTGGGCGACCTCGGGGACGTACACCCCGACCGTCGTCGAACTCGCGATCTCTGTGGGGATCATCGCCGTCGGGGCGTTGATCGTCACGCTGGGGATCCGGTACCTGCCGGTGTTCCCCCGGGTCGAACGCGAGACGGTCGAACGGCAATCGCCGGCCACCGACGCGGCGGTCACCGATGGCGGTGCCGTCGCCGACGCGGAATCCGGAGACGAGGGCCGATGA
- a CDS encoding 4Fe-4S ferredoxin N-terminal domain-containing protein, whose product MNSPMTPPTEPSDDGSDDGRYDLNSEEAKRILEGSEYDADLGFEMARDAVQVANGDLDEETFQERYHDAVVAEFGVDDRPTNQGENA is encoded by the coding sequence ATCAATTCACCTATGACACCACCAACTGAACCATCGGATGACGGATCCGACGACGGACGATACGATTTGAACAGCGAGGAAGCAAAGCGCATTCTGGAGGGCAGCGAGTACGACGCCGATCTCGGCTTCGAGATGGCTCGTGATGCCGTCCAGGTTGCGAACGGCGACCTCGACGAGGAGACCTTCCAGGAGCGATACCACGACGCCGTCGTCGCCGAATTCGGCGTCGACGATCGACCGACGAACCAGGGTGAGAACGCATGA
- a CDS encoding 4Fe-4S ferredoxin N-terminal domain-containing protein: protein MTNQHRPVDGPPDADQQYELNRTDATAILADSDHDTDLGLRLARDAIRVANGDLDEATFHDRHHEAVLAEFGVDDRPVPMEGPTDE from the coding sequence ATGACCAATCAACACCGGCCGGTCGACGGACCGCCAGACGCCGACCAGCAATACGAGTTGAACCGGACGGACGCTACCGCTATCCTCGCCGATAGCGACCACGATACGGATCTCGGCCTTCGGTTGGCCCGGGACGCGATCCGGGTCGCGAACGGCGACCTCGACGAGGCCACGTTCCACGACCGCCACCACGAGGCGGTTCTCGCGGAGTTCGGCGTCGACGACCGACCGGTACCGATGGAGGGCCCCACCGATGAGTGA
- a CDS encoding 4Fe-4S dicluster domain-containing protein, with amino-acid sequence MTSYGMVIDQERCIGCHACSTACIEENNLGFGHIWNRVLTEGGEDIETPAGQYPLDGSDGTGSMSMEFQPTACQHCQNAPCVKVCPVNATYTREDGIVEIDYDKCMGCRYCMAACPYNARVFNYDAPENLTEDGFGNVPERPQGVVEKCTFCTHRVEQGIDPACVDACPADARIFGDLDDPDSTVSRYVRKYETEVLLEDLETYPNTYYVRGQMTPGRNRIGKELEGTARKLMATPDGGDGK; translated from the coding sequence ATGACCAGTTACGGAATGGTAATCGACCAAGAGCGGTGTATCGGCTGTCACGCCTGTTCGACGGCCTGCATAGAGGAGAACAACCTCGGGTTCGGGCACATCTGGAACCGGGTGCTCACGGAAGGTGGTGAGGACATCGAGACGCCGGCGGGACAGTACCCCCTCGACGGGAGCGACGGGACCGGGAGTATGTCCATGGAGTTCCAGCCGACCGCGTGCCAGCACTGCCAGAACGCCCCCTGTGTGAAGGTCTGCCCGGTCAACGCGACCTACACCCGCGAGGACGGCATCGTCGAAATCGACTACGACAAGTGCATGGGCTGCCGGTACTGCATGGCCGCGTGTCCGTACAACGCACGCGTGTTCAACTACGATGCCCCCGAGAACCTCACCGAAGATGGATTCGGGAACGTTCCCGAACGACCGCAGGGCGTCGTGGAGAAGTGTACGTTCTGTACCCACCGCGTCGAGCAGGGCATCGATCCCGCCTGCGTCGACGCCTGTCCCGCCGACGCGCGGATCTTCGGCGACCTCGACGATCCCGACAGCACGGTCTCCAGGTACGTTCGGAAGTACGAGACCGAGGTATTGCTCGAGGACCTCGAGACCTACCCGAACACGTACTACGTCCGCGGCCAGATGACGCCCGGCCGTAACCGGATCGGCAAGGAACTGGAGGGGACTGCCCGCAAACTCATGGCCACGCCCGATGGGGGTGACGGCAAATGA
- a CDS encoding molybdopterin-dependent oxidoreductase, whose protein sequence is MSEGEGVSRRSVLLGAGAAAGALGVGGGGRQWLLDGLDEPHAVEQFLDRNAVLHGYCEPNCRGKCALDVHVRNGQIRKVEPKIQGNEAYKRACTLGQSHAQRVYNPTRVKYPMKRTDWSPGNPNPTGRGPDATFERISWDEALDYVGDEMLRVREEYGPESVYFELGSGGGGINGTIYSRLSGLFGGTMKAWSIDINVGLGFRRITGAGYFNTPTNQATDIENANTIVIWGGNIFESRFQMDASKILDAKENGAKIVVVDPVYNTTTAKADMWLPIKPGKDGHLAMAMIQVAFEEDLLDETFLRERTLGPALVREDGSLLKTADVFDDGDEETPVALDEVTGEPVALEPETFGEYALFGEFEVAGETVTTGLTKVREAAAPYAPEEIEELIGVDAANVRQTVRWLGTRGPGGILTGLGVDRYVYGHIFGQAYAILLALLGQYGMSGCVTGGITQGNGYNSDYGVPEGAPGSRSLQQKGILAALEGDDEQPIKAMYAMSSNFIANQMPDRKRWLAALENVDMVAVADFQHTPNVQRADIILPASHWMEREDITGTWTNPHARYRAAAHEPLWEAKSDHWMLVRLAERLGYGEYFERDRETTLRQILAAEDRFTLDDLREQGSIYIDTPEVIWQGEFATPSGRLEIYDEDAPSEGDVSLEVPVPLESRTADDWETADEYPLTFLQKHSRWRIHSQFGRMPSLRQIETEPVVDIHPSDAADRGIENGEYVRVHNQRGEVFVKARLNEGYRPGMVNINQGWWEDDFVGGHHNDLTHTDVSDAIENFAFYDVRVDVEPAPDDLDTSQYTDPDRDPWLAASGNGGGDQ, encoded by the coding sequence ATGAGTGAGGGTGAGGGCGTCTCCCGCCGCTCGGTGTTGCTCGGCGCCGGTGCGGCCGCGGGCGCACTCGGCGTCGGTGGTGGGGGTCGGCAGTGGTTGCTCGACGGTCTCGACGAGCCACACGCCGTCGAGCAGTTCCTCGACCGGAACGCGGTACTCCACGGCTATTGCGAGCCCAACTGCCGGGGGAAGTGTGCACTGGACGTCCACGTCCGGAACGGCCAGATCCGGAAGGTCGAACCGAAGATCCAGGGCAACGAGGCGTACAAGCGGGCGTGCACGCTCGGGCAGTCACACGCCCAGCGCGTCTACAACCCCACTCGGGTCAAGTACCCGATGAAGCGCACCGACTGGTCGCCCGGCAACCCGAATCCGACCGGCCGGGGGCCGGACGCCACGTTCGAGCGGATCAGCTGGGACGAGGCGCTGGATTACGTCGGTGACGAGATGCTCCGCGTCCGCGAGGAGTACGGGCCCGAGAGCGTCTACTTCGAGCTCGGCTCCGGCGGCGGCGGCATCAACGGGACGATCTACTCCCGACTGTCCGGCCTCTTCGGCGGGACGATGAAAGCCTGGTCGATCGACATCAACGTGGGGCTGGGCTTCCGGCGGATCACCGGGGCCGGCTACTTCAACACCCCGACGAACCAGGCGACCGACATCGAGAACGCGAACACCATCGTCATCTGGGGTGGCAACATCTTCGAGAGCCGCTTCCAGATGGACGCCTCGAAGATCCTCGACGCCAAGGAGAACGGCGCGAAGATCGTCGTGGTCGACCCGGTCTACAACACGACGACCGCGAAGGCCGACATGTGGCTGCCGATCAAGCCGGGGAAGGACGGCCACCTCGCCATGGCGATGATCCAGGTCGCCTTCGAAGAGGACCTCCTCGACGAGACGTTCCTCCGGGAGCGGACCCTGGGTCCCGCGCTCGTCCGCGAAGACGGGTCGCTGCTCAAGACCGCCGACGTCTTCGACGACGGCGACGAGGAGACGCCGGTCGCCCTCGACGAGGTGACGGGCGAACCCGTCGCGCTCGAACCCGAGACCTTCGGCGAGTACGCCCTCTTCGGCGAGTTCGAGGTAGCTGGCGAGACGGTGACGACCGGCCTCACGAAGGTCCGCGAGGCCGCGGCACCGTACGCACCCGAGGAGATCGAGGAACTGATCGGCGTCGACGCGGCGAACGTCAGGCAGACCGTCCGCTGGCTGGGAACGCGCGGCCCCGGCGGGATTCTGACCGGACTCGGCGTCGACCGCTACGTCTACGGCCACATCTTCGGGCAGGCCTACGCCATCCTGCTCGCGCTTCTGGGACAGTACGGAATGAGCGGCTGTGTGACCGGCGGCATCACGCAGGGCAACGGCTACAACAGCGATTACGGCGTCCCCGAGGGGGCCCCCGGGTCCAGATCCCTCCAGCAGAAGGGGATCCTGGCGGCCCTCGAAGGCGACGACGAACAGCCGATCAAGGCGATGTACGCGATGTCCTCGAACTTCATCGCCAACCAGATGCCCGACCGGAAACGGTGGCTCGCCGCCCTCGAGAACGTCGACATGGTCGCCGTCGCCGACTTCCAGCACACGCCGAACGTCCAGCGGGCGGACATCATCCTGCCGGCCTCGCACTGGATGGAACGCGAGGACATCACCGGTACATGGACGAACCCGCACGCGCGATACCGGGCGGCGGCCCACGAACCGCTGTGGGAGGCGAAAAGCGACCACTGGATGCTCGTTCGCCTGGCCGAGCGCCTCGGCTACGGCGAGTACTTCGAGCGGGACCGCGAGACGACCCTCCGGCAGATCCTCGCGGCGGAAGATCGGTTCACCCTCGACGACCTCCGCGAGCAGGGGAGCATCTACATCGACACTCCCGAGGTGATCTGGCAGGGCGAGTTCGCCACGCCGAGTGGCCGCCTCGAGATCTACGACGAGGACGCACCCTCCGAGGGCGACGTCTCCCTCGAGGTACCGGTCCCGCTGGAGAGCCGGACGGCCGACGACTGGGAGACCGCCGACGAGTATCCGCTGACCTTCCTGCAGAAGCACAGCCGGTGGCGGATCCACTCGCAGTTCGGTCGGATGCCGTCGCTCCGACAGATCGAGACCGAACCCGTCGTGGACATCCACCCGTCCGACGCCGCCGACCGGGGCATCGAGAACGGTGAGTACGTCCGCGTCCACAACCAGCGCGGCGAGGTCTTCGTGAAGGCCCGCCTCAACGAGGGGTACCGACCCGGCATGGTGAACATCAATCAGGGCTGGTGGGAAGACGACTTCGTCGGGGGCCACCACAACGACCTGACCCACACCGACGTGAGCGACGCCATCGAGAACTTCGCGTTCTACGACGTCCGCGTCGACGTGGAACCGGCACCCGACGACCTGGATACGAGCCAGTACACCGACCCCGACCGCGACCCCTGGCTCGCGGCCTCCGGCAACGGCGGTGGTGACCAATGA
- a CDS encoding helix-turn-helix domain-containing protein — MTDLDDDVHATNDMGIEAADTREHRRLYVEIEVSMDEDCPVYGLSDSVAETRVFLGPDGRCQCDILHEDGADCAPLHVSRPIENSCACSIFAAHGCVPTIDSTTDDRSKISTYLPDRSVLSDLIAELRAHSRNASLLRIVDCDRDDNGQGITFDLTDLTTTQRDTLELAVTEGYYDEPKGISLEELADELNISKSGVSRRLSSIEATILTTIISD, encoded by the coding sequence ATGACTGACCTCGACGACGACGTCCACGCGACGAACGATATGGGGATAGAGGCCGCCGATACCCGGGAGCACCGCCGCCTCTACGTCGAGATCGAGGTGTCGATGGACGAGGACTGTCCCGTGTACGGGCTTTCCGACTCCGTCGCCGAGACCCGCGTGTTCCTGGGGCCCGATGGGCGGTGTCAGTGTGATATCCTCCACGAGGATGGAGCCGACTGTGCCCCGCTTCACGTGAGCCGACCGATCGAGAATTCCTGTGCGTGTTCGATATTTGCCGCTCACGGCTGCGTTCCGACGATCGATTCGACGACCGACGACCGCTCGAAGATATCCACCTACCTGCCGGACCGTTCGGTACTCAGCGATCTGATCGCGGAACTTCGGGCCCATTCACGAAACGCGAGCCTCCTTCGCATCGTGGACTGTGACCGGGACGACAACGGACAGGGGATCACCTTCGACCTCACCGATCTGACCACGACCCAGCGGGACACCCTGGAGTTGGCGGTCACCGAGGGGTATTACGACGAGCCGAAGGGCATCTCGCTGGAGGAACTCGCCGACGAACTCAACATCTCGAAATCGGGTGTCTCGCGCCGACTCTCGAGCATCGAGGCCACTATTTTGACGACCATCATCTCGGACTAG
- a CDS encoding 4Fe-4S ferredoxin N-terminal domain-containing protein, with protein MSDPPNLDDEPLLPEATDWEDRITAILDGEDSNEEAVALGREMARDALRVSKGELSDEEFNAMYEEKVQRVFGTEPADFNSDAADEE; from the coding sequence GTGTCCGATCCACCAAATCTCGACGACGAACCGCTGTTGCCGGAAGCGACGGATTGGGAGGATCGCATCACTGCGATTCTGGACGGAGAGGACTCGAACGAGGAGGCCGTGGCGCTGGGTCGGGAGATGGCTCGCGACGCCCTCCGCGTGTCGAAGGGCGAACTCAGCGATGAGGAGTTCAATGCGATGTACGAGGAGAAAGTCCAGCGGGTCTTCGGAACCGAACCTGCCGATTTCAATTCGGACGCTGCGGACGAGGAGTAA
- the katG gene encoding catalase/peroxidase HPI, with amino-acid sequence MNRPNQNWWPNQLNLDSLDQNAQRLDPRGEDFDYAEAFEDLDYEAVKEDIEDTLKTSQDWWPADYGHYGPLMIRMAWHSAGTYRTHDGRGGAAGGRQRLPPLNSWPDNANLDKARRLLWPVKQKYGNNLSWADLIVLAGNVALESMGFETFGFAGGREDDFAPDDAIDWGPEAEMEAASDERFDEEGALKWPYGNTVMGLIYVNPEGPDGEPDPEASAANIRESFARMAMDDEETAALIAGGHTFGKVHGADDPDEHVGPEPEAAPMEERGLGWKNEFGAGKGADTITSGIEGPWNTTPTQWDTSYIDNLLEHKWWPEKGPGGAWQWTTQNGELDDAAPGVEDPADKEDVMMLTTDVALKRDPDYREILERFQEDPRAFQQAFARAWYKLIHRDMGPPERFLGPEVPDEVMVWQDPLPDVDHDLVGEAEIDELKATLLASDLSVSQLAKTAWAAASTYRDSDKRGGANGARIRLEPQQSWEVNEPAELQTVLETLEAIQAEFNDGRTDDVRVSLADLIVLGGNAAVEQAAADAGYDVTVPFEPGRTDASPEQTDVESFEALKPQADGFRNYRSDDAERRAEDLLVDRADLLNLTPDEMTVLVGGMRALGATYQSDRGVFTDRPGTLTNDFFVNLLDMDYEWEPVTADEYVFEVRDRATGDVEWEATRFDLVFGSNARLRAIAEVYGADDGEEEFVQDFVDAWQKVMQLDRFDLE; translated from the coding sequence ATGAACAGACCGAACCAGAACTGGTGGCCGAACCAGTTGAACCTCGACAGTCTGGACCAGAACGCACAGCGACTCGATCCCCGTGGCGAGGACTTCGATTACGCCGAAGCGTTCGAAGACCTCGACTACGAGGCCGTAAAAGAGGACATCGAGGACACACTGAAAACCTCTCAGGACTGGTGGCCGGCCGATTACGGGCACTACGGCCCACTCATGATTCGGATGGCCTGGCACAGCGCCGGCACCTACCGCACCCACGACGGCCGCGGTGGCGCGGCCGGTGGACGACAGCGGCTGCCACCCCTCAACAGCTGGCCGGACAACGCGAACCTCGACAAGGCGCGACGCCTGCTCTGGCCGGTCAAACAGAAGTACGGCAACAACCTCTCGTGGGCCGACCTGATCGTCCTCGCCGGGAACGTCGCCCTCGAATCGATGGGCTTCGAGACGTTCGGCTTCGCCGGCGGCCGCGAAGACGACTTCGCCCCCGACGACGCCATCGACTGGGGGCCCGAAGCCGAGATGGAAGCAGCCTCCGACGAGCGGTTCGACGAGGAAGGGGCCCTGAAGTGGCCGTACGGCAACACCGTGATGGGGCTCATCTACGTGAATCCCGAGGGCCCGGACGGCGAACCCGACCCCGAGGCGTCGGCGGCGAACATCCGCGAGTCGTTCGCCCGGATGGCCATGGACGACGAAGAGACGGCCGCGCTCATCGCCGGGGGCCACACGTTCGGGAAGGTCCACGGTGCCGACGACCCCGACGAGCACGTCGGTCCCGAGCCGGAGGCGGCCCCAATGGAAGAGCGAGGTCTCGGCTGGAAGAACGAGTTCGGCGCCGGGAAGGGCGCCGACACCATCACCAGCGGCATCGAAGGACCGTGGAACACCACGCCGACACAGTGGGACACCAGCTACATCGACAACCTCCTCGAGCACAAATGGTGGCCCGAGAAGGGGCCCGGTGGCGCGTGGCAGTGGACCACACAGAACGGCGAACTGGACGATGCCGCCCCCGGCGTCGAGGACCCCGCGGACAAAGAGGACGTGATGATGCTGACGACGGACGTCGCGCTCAAGCGCGACCCGGACTACCGGGAGATCCTCGAACGCTTCCAGGAGGATCCACGGGCGTTCCAGCAGGCATTCGCGAGAGCCTGGTACAAGCTGATCCATCGCGACATGGGCCCGCCGGAGCGATTCCTCGGTCCGGAGGTCCCCGACGAGGTGATGGTCTGGCAGGACCCGCTCCCTGACGTCGACCACGACCTCGTCGGCGAGGCGGAGATCGACGAGCTCAAAGCGACGCTCCTCGCCTCCGATCTGTCCGTCTCCCAGCTGGCGAAGACCGCGTGGGCCGCGGCCTCGACGTACCGCGACAGCGACAAGCGCGGCGGCGCGAACGGCGCTCGCATCCGTCTCGAGCCCCAGCAAAGCTGGGAAGTCAACGAACCGGCGGAACTCCAGACGGTCCTCGAGACCCTCGAAGCGATTCAGGCCGAGTTCAACGACGGCCGCACCGACGACGTGCGCGTCTCGCTCGCCGACCTCATCGTGCTGGGTGGCAACGCCGCCGTCGAGCAGGCGGCAGCGGACGCGGGATACGACGTCACCGTCCCGTTCGAACCGGGACGGACCGACGCCTCGCCCGAACAGACCGACGTCGAGTCCTTCGAGGCGCTCAAACCGCAAGCCGACGGGTTCCGTAACTACCGCAGCGACGACGCCGAGCGCCGGGCCGAAGACCTGCTGGTCGACCGGGCGGACCTGTTGAACCTGACACCCGACGAGATGACCGTCCTGGTCGGTGGGATGCGGGCGCTCGGCGCCACGTACCAGTCAGACCGAGGCGTGTTCACCGACCGTCCGGGTACACTGACCAACGACTTCTTCGTGAACCTGCTCGACATGGATTACGAGTGGGAACCGGTCACGGCGGACGAGTACGTCTTCGAGGTCCGCGACCGCGCCACCGGTGACGTCGAGTGGGAGGCCACCCGCTTCGACCTCGTCTTCGGGTCGAACGCCCGCCTTCGCGCCATTGCCGAGGTCTACGGCGCCGATGACGGCGAGGAGGAGTTCGTGCAGGACTTCGTCGACGCGTGGCAGAAGGTGATGCAACTGGATCGCTTCGACCTCGAGTGA
- the tsaA gene encoding tRNA (N6-threonylcarbamoyladenosine(37)-N6)-methyltransferase TrmO, translating to METIEYEPIGYVESPFDAPEDVPRPTDDPVEASGTVVLDDRFEPGLYRLEEFSHVMVIAHLHESSTTRLRVRPGGATGEVGIFATSGPARPNPIGVSVLSLDGVTGLRLAVSELDLVDGTPVLDVKPYAPKDDHLSGLRRGWMAGPT from the coding sequence ATGGAAACCATCGAATACGAGCCGATCGGCTACGTCGAGTCACCGTTCGACGCTCCCGAGGACGTTCCCCGTCCGACCGACGATCCGGTCGAGGCCAGCGGCACCGTCGTCCTCGACGATCGGTTCGAACCGGGTCTCTACCGCCTCGAAGAGTTCTCACACGTGATGGTGATCGCCCACCTCCACGAGTCGTCGACGACCCGACTTCGGGTCCGACCGGGCGGCGCGACCGGCGAGGTCGGCATCTTCGCGACGTCTGGCCCGGCTCGGCCCAATCCGATCGGCGTGTCCGTCCTCTCTCTGGACGGCGTCACCGGGCTGCGGCTGGCGGTCTCGGAACTCGACCTCGTGGATGGGACCCCGGTCCTCGACGTCAAACCGTACGCACCCAAAGACGACCACCTGTCCGGTCTGCGCCGTGGGTGGATGGCCGGCCCAACGTAA
- a CDS encoding molecular chaperone: MSDTAMASVADRDLAAGYDVLARCWREPDVALVQAIEDGSLEDVVPGVEAVSLEALRAEHTRLFVGPGALPCPPYESVYRDEDGQVLGPSTAAVVAWYRTIGVGLDPEVSDLPDHIAVELEFMGHLQRRGDIAALDRFVAEHPRRWFPAFLDGVETATRVPFYRALAAATRDLLDGVDEMA, translated from the coding sequence ATGAGCGACACCGCGATGGCGAGTGTCGCAGACCGGGACCTCGCCGCGGGGTACGACGTGTTGGCACGTTGCTGGCGCGAACCCGATGTGGCACTCGTCCAGGCCATCGAGGATGGATCGCTCGAAGACGTCGTCCCCGGCGTCGAGGCCGTCTCTCTCGAAGCGCTTCGAGCCGAACACACCCGGTTGTTCGTCGGTCCCGGCGCGCTCCCGTGTCCGCCGTACGAGAGCGTGTATCGGGACGAGGATGGACAGGTGCTCGGGCCGTCGACGGCGGCCGTCGTCGCCTGGTACCGGACCATCGGTGTCGGCCTGGACCCAGAGGTCAGCGACCTCCCGGACCACATCGCTGTGGAACTGGAGTTCATGGGTCACCTCCAGCGACGGGGCGATATCGCGGCGCTGGACCGCTTCGTGGCGGAGCATCCGCGGCGATGGTTCCCGGCGTTCCTCGACGGCGTCGAGACCGCCACTCGGGTGCCCTTTTACCGGGCGCTCGCGGCGGCGACCCGGGACCTCCTCGACGGCGTCGACGAAATGGCCTGA